The Legionella jordanis genomic sequence CACTATATAAGTAGAGAGTAAACAGCAATTGTTTCTGTTGCTGAATTTTTTGGGCTTCATTGAGGTATTTGAACATGAAGGGATTTGAGCTATTCAATTGAGCACTGTAGTAGCTTAATAAACTGGCAATTTCATTTCTTTGATAGAAGAATGTTTTATAATCATGAGCAGGAATGTCAAGGGAGCCTGTAGGAAGAGCAGCATAAAGTGTGTCCCCCAAAGCAAGTAATGTTGAAGTCTGATTAACCGGGTTGCTGCCGCTCATAATGGCACCTCGTCAAAAAAATCTGGTGGCTGATGTCGAGAACATGTAAAATGCTCAATTTGTTCTTTTTTATAACATAGCACGTAATCCAAGGACAAGCTGGCAAAGGCCAAATTTACACTATTGAAAACTTATTTACTTAATTTAAGCGTTTAAACTGAGTATTAAGGAATGTTTGAAGTAATTTCTTGTCTTTATTGGTCTTTTTTTGAGTTGGTTACGACAGCGATGGTAATTTTTTGGAAATTTCAATGAAAAAAGCAGTGGTTTTATTATCAGGGGGGTTGGATTCTGCAACAGTACTGGCTATTGCTAAGGCAGAGGGTTTTGCCTGTTATGCACTGAGCTTTGCTTATGGACAGCGGCATAATGCCGAATTATTGGCAGCCAAACGCATTGCCGAGGTTCTGTCGGTTGCTGAGCATCGTATTGTGCAACTGGATTTAAGTGCCTTTGGTGGTTCAGCGTTAACCGATAAAAGCATCGCAGTCCCTGATTATTCGGGTTCAAAAGAAATCCCAATCACTTATGTGCCTGCACGAAATACCATATTTTTAAGCATTGCCCTTGCCATGGCTGAAGTAATTGGCGCACGTGACATTTTTATCGGTGTCAATTCCATTGATTATTCCCATTATGCGGATTGCCGACCCGAATTTATTGATGCTTTTCAACAGGTGGCGAATCTAGGCACAAAAGCTGGCGTTGAGGGCGATAAATTTCACTTGCATGCCCCTTTGCAGCATTTGGATAAAAGTGAAATCATCCGCACCGGTTTACGTTTAGGACTGGATTATTCTTTGACGGTTTCCTGCTATCAGGCGACGGAAGAAGGCAGGGCTTGCGGGCGCTGCGACAGCTGCATTTTTCGCAAACAAGGGTTTTTAATGGCAGGTTATCCAGACCCGACAAAATATCTATAAAAAATACTTACAAATCAAAAACTTTACAGAAATGTTACAACAAATTGCGCAGTTCCGTTTCACATTCACCAAACAGATTGGTATTATCGCAGCGATTTTCAACCAAGGAGAAAAAAATCTATGTTAGACTTTATTAGAAGGCATTGGGCAGCATCCCTGGCAATACTGTTGGCTACTCTGACTACGGCTGCTGTAGTTGCCCTGGCAATTGCTTTTCCCCCAGCCATCTTAGCTGTTGCTGGATTAACTGCGTTTGGCTTCACCCCATTTGCGTTTTTGGCATCTTTAAGCACAGCTTATGCCGTTGCTGCGTTGGGTGCTATTACTTTTGCTGCCAGTTTGACAATGAGCTCTTTGTGGAATGCTGCTGTGGCAGTTTATAATCTGTTGGATAAAGCCATTACCCCAGCTCCTGCTCACAATCCTAATCCTGAAGAGGAAATTTCTTTAATTGACGTGGAAGATTCTCCAGAAGAAGCAAAAGGCCCAAGTGTTTGGTCAAAGCTATTTCCAAATGGCTGCTGTGGCAAACCTGAAGAGAAGCCTGTTTTTCCACCTAAGCACACAACTCTATTTGGTAGCGAGCCTTTAGACACTGCTACTCCTCCTACGTTTAACCCTAGTAGTACTACACCTACCCACCAATAAACTGGTATTGATGTACTAAACAAGGTA encodes the following:
- the queC gene encoding 7-cyano-7-deazaguanine synthase QueC, with product MKKAVVLLSGGLDSATVLAIAKAEGFACYALSFAYGQRHNAELLAAKRIAEVLSVAEHRIVQLDLSAFGGSALTDKSIAVPDYSGSKEIPITYVPARNTIFLSIALAMAEVIGARDIFIGVNSIDYSHYADCRPEFIDAFQQVANLGTKAGVEGDKFHLHAPLQHLDKSEIIRTGLRLGLDYSLTVSCYQATEEGRACGRCDSCIFRKQGFLMAGYPDPTKYL